GCTTATGTAAGGGATCATTTCGGTGATTTGTTACACGCCCTTTGGTTGGAAGAAGGGTTAGGAAGCGTCAGTGGTGTTGAGTTTTACTCGCCTTCGAGCGAGAAGGTAAATGTTCTGGAAGTTACTTCACCAGAACATTTAGATGAAAAGCCTAAAGAGGCGGCAGCGATTTCTTCTGTGAAAATTGAGGAGAAGCGTTCACCTGTTAACTCCTTAAATCCTCACTATTCATTTGAGAATTTTATTGTTGATAAGCCTAATGAAGTTGCACATGTTTGCGCTAAACGTGTTGCTGAACACCCAAATTCTCAGGGTTTCAACCCTTTAGTTTTGCATGGTGGTGTCGGTTTAGGTAAAACGCATTTGATGCAGGCTATTGGAAACGAAGTTTCAAAAGACAAAACAAAAACAGTCGAGTATATGACGGCAGATACTTTTATGTATCGCTATACAAACAGTTTACGTGCTCAAAGACAAAATGATTTCAAAGAAGAATTGATTTCCGTCGATCTTTTGATGATTGATGATGTTCAGTTTCTTATTGGTAAGACAAGGACGCAAGAAGAGTTCTTTAATATTTTTAATGAGTTGAAATCTGCTGGTAAGCAAATTGTCCTTACAACGGATAGAAGTCCTCATAATCAAGCGGACTTTGATGATCGTGTTCGGAGTCGTCTTGCTTCAGGTATGATCGCGGCACTCTATGACACGACCTTTGAGTTGAGATTGTCGATCCTTCAAGCGAAAGCTGAAGATGCGAATGTTGTTTTTTCAGAAAAAGTATTAGAATTTTTAGCGCATAAGATTACGACAAATGTGAGAGAGCTTGAGGGTGCATTTAACCGATTGATGGCACACGCAACTTTGATGGATCGTCCGATTACGCTGGAGGCAGCGCAAGATATTTTGAAAGATATGCTGCGTCTACATGAAAGGGTAATTGGGATTGACGAAATTAAAAGATTAGTCGGAGATGAGTGGAATGTTCGCCTAGCACAAATGAATGGTAAGCAACGCTCTAAAAAAATTGCTCGTCCACGACAGGTTGCGATGTATTTGTCAAAGGTTTTGACAAGGCACTCTCTTCCTGAAATTGGTAAAAAATTTGAGCGGGATCATACAACTGTTATGCATGCAATCCGTCGCGTTGAGCAGGAAATGGCAGAAGATCCTGATTTTGCTGAAAAAGTAGAGCAGGTTCAACGGATGTTAAAGACAGGGCCATCTGATATTTAAATATTTCTCTCTTTAATATTGCGTCGTTATTTGTTAATTTAGGTAGTTATTATTTTGTCAGGGATTTTCTTATGAAGTTTTCCGTTCAGTGTGATCCGTTACAGAAGGCCTTGTCGCATGTGCAAGGCGTTGCAGAAAAACGGAACACTATTCCTATCTTAGCGAATGTGTTGCTTGACTATAGAGAGAATAAGCTTTCTTTAGCTGCTACAGATATGGAAATTGAGATGCAGGAATCTGTTTCTGCATCTGGGAGTGGTGAAGGAAAAGTTACAGTTCCGGCTACGACACTCTTTGAAATTATTAGAAAACTTCCTGCGGATACTGTTGAATTTATTCAAACACAAGAAGATGGTCCGCTGAAAATTGTTGCTGGAAATTATGAGGCGACATTAAATTCTCTCTCGGCTGAGGATTTTCCAACAATTCACTCAGAGAATTTCCCGCATTATTTTGAAATTTCCGGAAAAGATTTGCGACTTCTTTTGGATAGAACGCGTTTTGCAATGTCTACGGAAGAAACACGCTATTATCTAAATGGTATTTACCTCCATCCGATAGAGGGGAAGTTAAGGGCTGTTGCGACAGATGGTCACCGTTTAGCGCTTACGGATATTCCCATGCCAAATGGCGCAGCGGGAATGCCTGGTGTGATTATTCCTCGTAAAACAGTTAATGAACTTAGAAAAATTCTTGGAAACTCTGATGAAATTGTAAAGGTTGGTGTTTCTGAAAGTCGGATTGAGTTTGTTATTG
The sequence above is drawn from the Acetobacteraceae bacterium genome and encodes:
- the dnaA gene encoding chromosomal replication initiator protein DnaA codes for the protein MGVDELSLIDGKVSIPEAVLHAWERVKLRLQKQMEKGGAAGKVQFYSWIHPISLSALKDGEVFLSLPTPFMCAYVRDHFGDLLHALWLEEGLGSVSGVEFYSPSSEKVNVLEVTSPEHLDEKPKEAAAISSVKIEEKRSPVNSLNPHYSFENFIVDKPNEVAHVCAKRVAEHPNSQGFNPLVLHGGVGLGKTHLMQAIGNEVSKDKTKTVEYMTADTFMYRYTNSLRAQRQNDFKEELISVDLLMIDDVQFLIGKTRTQEEFFNIFNELKSAGKQIVLTTDRSPHNQADFDDRVRSRLASGMIAALYDTTFELRLSILQAKAEDANVVFSEKVLEFLAHKITTNVRELEGAFNRLMAHATLMDRPITLEAAQDILKDMLRLHERVIGIDEIKRLVGDEWNVRLAQMNGKQRSKKIARPRQVAMYLSKVLTRHSLPEIGKKFERDHTTVMHAIRRVEQEMAEDPDFAEKVEQVQRMLKTGPSDI
- the dnaN gene encoding DNA polymerase III subunit beta yields the protein MKFSVQCDPLQKALSHVQGVAEKRNTIPILANVLLDYRENKLSLAATDMEIEMQESVSASGSGEGKVTVPATTLFEIIRKLPADTVEFIQTQEDGPLKIVAGNYEATLNSLSAEDFPTIHSENFPHYFEISGKDLRLLLDRTRFAMSTEETRYYLNGIYLHPIEGKLRAVATDGHRLALTDIPMPNGAAGMPGVIIPRKTVNELRKILGNSDEIVKVGVSESRIEFVIDNAILGSKLIDGSFPPYERVIPKGNTRFLSVDKVKLTTAVGLVSALSQERSRPVKFVLSEDGVILSALSPDRGDSREELKGEGVSYRGEEMEIGFQARYLTDVAEQIEGSLEFSLADNASPALIRDPDIENSLFVLMPLRV